One segment of Pseudomonadota bacterium DNA contains the following:
- a CDS encoding GIY-YIG nuclease family protein — protein sequence MPAWFYILRLRSSSLYIGTTTNLEKRYKEHNSRVVCRS from the coding sequence ATGCCTGCATGGTTCTATATCCTTAGACTTCGATCCAGTTCGCTCTATATAGGTACTACGACTAATTTGGAGAAACGTTACAAAGAGCACAACTCCCGTGTAGTATGTCGGAGCTGA